A window from Aerococcus sp. Group 1 encodes these proteins:
- a CDS encoding site-specific integrase — MARKRKIVFHEYFKEWFELYKLGAVRDVTLRKYDLTWRHLKHLAPNLTLDQLTKKNYQALLNQFAQSHEKQTTLDFHHLVKGAILEAYDEGLIDRDPTRKVVIKGVKGKIKKAKYLNQEDLHKLLNQLHLQTEISYDWLILLVAKTGLRFSEALGVTPSDFNFSQHMLSINKTWDYKKDEGGFVPTKNASSVRKLRLDWQLTLQFQQLIQNYPQQKPIFVQGRIHNSTVNQRLAKLCQQTGIPEITIHALRHTHASMLLYGGVSIASVAKRLGHANMATTQKTYLHIIQELEDKDNNKMMEILCQL, encoded by the coding sequence ATGGCAAGAAAACGAAAGATTGTTTTTCATGAATATTTTAAGGAGTGGTTTGAGCTATATAAGTTAGGGGCGGTGCGTGATGTGACTCTGAGGAAATACGACCTAACCTGGCGGCATTTGAAACACTTAGCGCCAAACTTAACTTTAGACCAGTTGACTAAGAAGAACTATCAAGCTTTACTTAATCAATTTGCCCAAAGTCATGAGAAACAAACGACTTTAGACTTTCATCATTTAGTGAAAGGAGCGATTCTGGAGGCTTATGACGAGGGATTAATTGATCGCGATCCGACGCGAAAAGTTGTGATTAAAGGCGTCAAAGGGAAGATTAAAAAGGCCAAGTATCTAAACCAGGAAGATTTGCATAAGTTATTAAATCAACTACACTTGCAGACAGAGATTTCTTATGATTGGCTCATCCTCTTAGTTGCCAAAACAGGCTTACGTTTCAGTGAGGCCTTGGGTGTTACACCTTCAGATTTCAATTTCAGCCAGCACATGCTCTCGATTAATAAGACCTGGGACTACAAGAAGGATGAAGGCGGCTTTGTGCCGACTAAGAATGCTTCTTCGGTGCGCAAGCTACGTCTAGATTGGCAGTTGACTCTACAATTCCAACAACTCATTCAAAATTATCCTCAACAAAAGCCGATCTTCGTTCAGGGACGGATCCATAATTCAACAGTCAATCAACGCTTGGCTAAACTCTGCCAACAGACTGGAATTCCAGAGATCACTATTCATGCCCTCCGCCATACGCACGCTTCTATGCTGCTTTATGGTGGTGTGTCAATTGCAAGTGTGGCTAAACGCTTGGGCCATGCCAACATGGCGACGACTCAAAAAACCTATCTCCATATTATTCAAGAGTTAGAGGATAAGGATAATAACAAGATGATGGAGATTCTATGTCAGTTATAG